A window of Castanea sativa cultivar Marrone di Chiusa Pesio chromosome 1, ASM4071231v1 contains these coding sequences:
- the LOC142621946 gene encoding uncharacterized protein LOC142621946, whose amino-acid sequence MDRIDKYKRVEEDQIQSKGKVKLFPEKKDLQGMGYQGNRPRRDFPSRPLPAGTPLVNSLFKEPIHQILEKKRDEPYFRQPNKMSGDASLRNQSLHCHYHQDKGHTTKECRTLRDHLNQLAKPGKLNHFLSRPDGQVGHQGADDPSRFMSMHSSFGNEVMEGSNQLAKRMRFSAMPVLGFSEKDKEGTCQPYDDALVVTIRIRGYDVKRVLVDDGSGAEIMYPDLFNGLKLKDDDLEKYDSPLVGFDGKPVIPQGMIRLSVQVEDAEVQVNFIVVRAYSPYTTILARP is encoded by the exons ATGGATCGTATAGACAAGTATAAGCGGGTTGAGGAGGACCAGATTCAAAGTAAAGGGAAAGTAAAGTTATTTCCGGAGAAGAAAGATCTCCAGGGAATGGGGTATCAAGGCAATCGTCCTAGGCGAGATTTTCCAAGTCGTCCATTGCCAGCTGGAACTCCTTTGGTTAATTCACTGTTCAAGGAACCTATACATCAAATATTGGAGAAAAAACGAGACGAACCATACTTTAGACAACCTAACAAgatgagtggagatgcatcctTGAGGAATCAAAGTCTTCATTGTCATTATCATCAAGACAAGGGACACACCACAAAAGAGTGTCGAACGTTGCGTGACCATTTGAACCAATTGGCCAAGCCGGGAAAGCTCAATCATTTCTTGTCTAGGCCGGATGGGCAAGTTGGACATCAAG GAGCCGATGATCCTTCTCGGTTCATGTCCATGCATAGTAGTTTTGGGAATGAAGTCATGGAGGGAAGCAATCAACTGGCTAAAAGGATGAGGTTCTCGGCAATGCCAGTGTTGGGTTTTTCTGAGAAAGATAAGGAAGGAACATGTCAACCCTATGATGATGCATTGGTAGTAACTATTCGTATCAGGGGATATGACGTGAAAcgagtcttggtggatgatggaagtggaGCGGAAATTATGTATCCAGACTTATTTAATGGTTTAAAGTTGAAAGATGATGATTTGGAGAAGTATGATTCTCCGTTAGTAGGCTTTGATGGGAAACCGGTGATTCCACAGGGGATGATTAGGTTGTCTGTACAGGTTGAGGATGCAGAAGTCCAAGTTAACTTCATAGTAGTCAGGGCGTATTCACCTTACACGACCATTTTGGCTAGGCCCTAG